Within the Solwaraspora sp. WMMA2056 genome, the region AGGCAGCGGCCTCGTCGAACAACCGGGCCGGGGTGGCCGGGTCGGCCAGGTCCGCCTCGACGGCGACGGCCTTGCCGCCGGCGGCGACGATCCGGTCGACGACGCTGCGGGCGCTCTGGGCGCGGGCCCGGCCGTACTGGGCGGGAAACGACGGGTCGTCGGCGTAGGTGGCCGGGTCCATCCGCAGGTACGTGGCGAGCACCGCCGCTCCCTGGGTGGCCAGCGCGACGGCGATCGCCGCGCCGATGCCCTGGTTGGCGCCGGTCACGATGGCCACGTGGCCGGTCAACCGGGGATCGATCATGGCCGGGCCGGCTCCTCGCGGTGGTCGGGATACGGTGCTGCCGGTTCAGGATGCCGCCTCGGTCGCACCGCCGCGACCCGTTTCCCGCCGTGTCCCCCCGTCGGCGTCCCCCTGCCCGGCGGCAGGGAGACGCCGACGGGATGTTTCAGTTGACGAGCTGCCGGCGGCCGGTGTCGCCGACGCTGATCGAGACCCGACGCGGCTTGGCCCGCTCGGCGACCGGGATCCGCAGGGTCAGCACACCGGCCTCGTAGCCGGCCTCCAACTTGTCGGTGTCGAGAGTGTCGCCGAGGAACAGCTGACGGGTGAAGGTGCCCATCGGGCGTTCGGCGGCGACCAGTTCGACCTTGTCTCCAGTGGGACGCTTGCGCTCGGCGCGGACGGTGAGCACGTTGCGCTCCACGGTGCACTCGATGCTGTCCGGGTCGACCCCGGGCAGGTCGAACGCGGCGTAGAACCAGTCGCCGTCGCGGTAGGCGTCCATGTGCATCACGGCCGGACGCGCGCTGGTGCCGAAGAACTGCTCGGCGATCCGGTCGATCTCACGGAACGGGTCGGTGCGCATCAACATCGTCGGACCTCCTCACGGGTGCGAGCTCCCTTGCCTCTCGTACTTCTCAACTCCTGATGTTGAGCCCCTCAGACTCAACTTACTTATAGCTATAGCGCGCAACTCTGCCGTCGTCAACTTGTTCCGCGTACGTGACAAACCGGTCGACACCACGCCACCCGCGACGGCAGGATCCCCGCGTGCCCACCGACCGCGACGACCCGGCCGCCTCGACGGCCTTCGGCGACGACGACGCCACCGAGCAGCCGTTGACCGGCGGAAACGTCGCCGCCGCCGTGGTCCGCGTCGGGGACACCGTGCGCCGCCCCGCCGGCGAGTGGACCCCGGCCGTGCACGCCTACCTCACCCACCTGCACGACGTCGGCTTCGACGGCGCGCCCCGCCCGCTGGGCATCGACGACGCCGGCCGCGAGGTGCTGACCTACGTACCGGGAACGGTTCCCTGGCCGGACCGGTTCGACCTGCTCAGGCCCGACGCCGCGGTACGCCGGGTCGGTCGACTCCTGCGTGACCTGCACGACGCGGCGGCCAGCTTCACCCCGCCGCCGCACGCCCGGTGGCGACGGCTCATCCCACCCGACGGCACCGACCTGGTCGTCCACCACGACCCGGCCCCGTGGAACCTGGTCGTCGGCGACCGGTGGGCGTTCATCGACTGGGACACCGCCGCGCCGGGCACCCGGCTGTGGGACCTGGCGTACGCGGCCAAGAGCGTCGTGCCACTCACCGCCGACCCGGCGTGGCAGCCGGCCGACCCCGGCCGGCGGCTACGCGTCCTCGCCGACGGCTACGGGCTCGACGAGCGGCAACGCCGGGCGCTCGTGCCGCTGCTGACCCGCCGCGCCCGGTCGATGTACGAGTTCCTCGCCGCCCAGGCCGCCGTCGGCGCCGCACCGTGGACCCGACTGTGGCACGAGGGCCACGGCACCGTCTGGCGCGACGACGCCGCCTACATCCGGGCCCACCAGCGTCGCTGGGCCGACGCCCTACTCGGTTGACGCTCCGGCCCGCTGCTCCAACCGCTCCAGCCGGGCGAGGACCGGCGCCAACTCGCGGCGGACCAGGGCCGCGACGGCCTCCGCCCCGACCGGCGCGGCTCCCGCGCCCGCGCCGCCGGAGGCGGGCGAGGCACCGGCGGTCTGGGCACGCAGATGCGCGTACCCGACCAGGGCCGCCGCGACCGCCCGGCGGGTCGCCCGCAGGTCGGCACCGGACTCCCGCAGCACCCGTCCGGCGGCACCGTCCGGTTCGGCGACCAGTCCGAGCAGCAGATGCTCGCAGCCGACGTAGTTGTGCCCGAGCGCGGTCGCCTCGGTGACGGCCAGTTCCAGCGCGCCCGCCCCGGTGACCGACCACCGCGTCGGCGCGCCGGTCGCGTCCAGCGTCGCCGCTGCGTCCCCGGGTGCGCTGTCCGTCGTCGTCGACCGGGCCGCCAGTGCGGCCGGCGACACGTCGAGCGTGCGCAGCACCCGTACGCCCAGGTTGTCGCCCTCGTCGAGCAGTGCCGCCAGCAGATGTCCGGTCCCGACCTCGGCGGCGCCGGCGGCCCGGGCCTGGTCCCGGGCCCGCAGCAGGACGTCGCGCAGCCGGACGGTCAGGTGCGGCAGCCGCGCCGCCAACTGCTCGGCGTCGAGCTCGGCCAAGGGGATCGCCCGGACTGCGGCGACCCGCCGGACGGCCTGTTCGAGTGCCTGCTGGCAGACCGCCGACACCGGGATCCCGGTGTCGCGGACCGCGTCGGCGAGATCGTCGGGCAGGTAGACGTTGATTTTGGGCATGGCGTGGTCGCCTCTTCTCCGTGTCGGAGCAACCGGGACGCCCGCAAGCATAACCCCAATGGGGTTACAGGTGGGGTTATGCTTGCGGGCGTCGGTCGGGTCAGCCGACCCGGCCGGGCCGCTCGTCGACCGGTGCCGGCGACCGGCCGGCACCGCGCGTGCTGCGCAGGCTCCACACGATCGACACGGTGATGGTGACGACGATGACGCCCAGGGTCACCGGGATCGGCAGCTTGCCGACCGGCGTCTCGGACAGGATCAGCTTCACTCCGGCGAAGGCCAGCAGGAGGGCCAGACCGTAGTGCAGGTACACGAAGCGGCGCAACAGCCCGGCGAGGCAGAAATAGAGGCTGCGCAGGCCGAGGATGGCGAAGGCGTTGGCGGTCCAGACGATGAACGTGTCGGTGGTGATGGCCAGGATCGCCGCCACCGAGTCGATGGCGAAGATGAGGTCGGTGGCCTCGACGGCGACGAGAACCACGAACAGCAGCGTGGCGACGCGCCGACCATTCACGCGGGCGAAGAACCGGTCACCGTGGTAGGCCGGGTCGGTCGGGACGAGCCGGCGGACGAGGCGGACGACGGGGTTGCGGTCCGGCGGGGTCTGCTCGCTGTGGCGGAACGCCATCGTGTAACCGGTGTAGATGAGGAACGCGCCGAACACGTACGCCGTCCAGAAGAACGTCTCGAGCAGTTCGGCGCCGACGAAGATGAACACCAGACGGAACACCAACGCACCGATGACCCCCCAGAACAGCACCTTGTGCTGGTAGGCGGGCGGCACCGCGAAGTACGTGAAGATCAACGCGAAGACGAAGACGTTGTCGACCGACAGTGCCTTCTCGATCAGGTAGCCGGCGTAGTACGTGCCGGCGACGTCGCCGCCCTGCCACGCCCACAGCAGCACCCCGAACAGCAGACCTGCGGCGATCCAGATCCCCGACCAGGTCAGGGCCTCGCGGAACTCGATGACATGGTTGTCGCGGTGCAGGTACAGATCGACCGCGAGCATCGCGGCGACCCCGACCATGACAGCGGCCCACA harbors:
- a CDS encoding TerC family protein, with protein sequence MAVSWWVWAAVMVGVAAMLAVDLYLHRDNHVIEFREALTWSGIWIAAGLLFGVLLWAWQGGDVAGTYYAGYLIEKALSVDNVFVFALIFTYFAVPPAYQHKVLFWGVIGALVFRLVFIFVGAELLETFFWTAYVFGAFLIYTGYTMAFRHSEQTPPDRNPVVRLVRRLVPTDPAYHGDRFFARVNGRRVATLLFVVLVAVEATDLIFAIDSVAAILAITTDTFIVWTANAFAILGLRSLYFCLAGLLRRFVYLHYGLALLLAFAGVKLILSETPVGKLPIPVTLGVIVVTITVSIVWSLRSTRGAGRSPAPVDERPGRVG
- a CDS encoding Hsp20/alpha crystallin family protein; its protein translation is MLMRTDPFREIDRIAEQFFGTSARPAVMHMDAYRDGDWFYAAFDLPGVDPDSIECTVERNVLTVRAERKRPTGDKVELVAAERPMGTFTRQLFLGDTLDTDKLEAGYEAGVLTLRIPVAERAKPRRVSISVGDTGRRQLVN
- a CDS encoding aminoglycoside phosphotransferase family protein, with protein sequence MPTDRDDPAASTAFGDDDATEQPLTGGNVAAAVVRVGDTVRRPAGEWTPAVHAYLTHLHDVGFDGAPRPLGIDDAGREVLTYVPGTVPWPDRFDLLRPDAAVRRVGRLLRDLHDAAASFTPPPHARWRRLIPPDGTDLVVHHDPAPWNLVVGDRWAFIDWDTAAPGTRLWDLAYAAKSVVPLTADPAWQPADPGRRLRVLADGYGLDERQRRALVPLLTRRARSMYEFLAAQAAVGAAPWTRLWHEGHGTVWRDDAAYIRAHQRRWADALLG
- a CDS encoding Clp protease N-terminal domain-containing protein, whose translation is MPKINVYLPDDLADAVRDTGIPVSAVCQQALEQAVRRVAAVRAIPLAELDAEQLAARLPHLTVRLRDVLLRARDQARAAGAAEVGTGHLLAALLDEGDNLGVRVLRTLDVSPAALAARSTTTDSAPGDAAATLDATGAPTRWSVTGAGALELAVTEATALGHNYVGCEHLLLGLVAEPDGAAGRVLRESGADLRATRRAVAAALVGYAHLRAQTAGASPASGGAGAGAAPVGAEAVAALVRRELAPVLARLERLEQRAGASTE